Within Anthonomus grandis grandis chromosome 19, icAntGran1.3, whole genome shotgun sequence, the genomic segment TTCACTATAAAATTGTGGACATTCAGTAGAttaattctatgtaaaaaagtcaatcctatgtgaaaaatttaattaactagaGCAGTTTTGGTTTCATGACAATTCTGTCACAAAAGTTTCTTTAGGGATCATTTGAAAACTATTCGAGGCACTTCAATGGAATTTTTACTGAAAGTAAGGGCGTTTGCTaatgaacaatttcatatatgaaccacTTTTCTAGGTCTAATACTTCCTGAGATACAACCAGTTTTGCATGCCAACACATCTCACTCTTACTCTTGGAAGTCTTATATAGAAAAGACCCAAAATAATTGTCGCATGCCTCTTTGTAAAAGAATGCatcgattttttaaagaaattcgaTAAAATTGTTACACGAGtgtttggatttttgtaaagcctttgacagtatcaagatttctttagattaataataaaactatccAATACCTCTGAGACGGTTGCGTTTACAAGGGACTTTTTGATCAAGAAACTCATCGcagttcatatcaataaaatcattCCGTGCTTTAagtatattaagatttttttaaagccttTGACACTATCAAGACTTCTTTAATCAATCTACTTATTAACTCCAAAACGGCTGTGCTTTTCAAGGCAACTTTGTTTGGTTTTACACAAATTAAGGTCCCGAATTTTCCCATTTAACTCTGGCTATTTCCAGTAAACGTGCCCTCCTCGGCCGATTACGAACATCCGGAAAAGTACGGCCTGAGCGGATCCCGGAACTTCCGGATAACGGCCGAAAACGTCGAGTTGGGCACGTGGCAAATCCTCCCCGCCAACCTGGAAAACATCAACGAAACGAGCGCGGAGTTCTTCGAACGGGTGCTGAGCGACGGTCAACCGGTGGTGATCTACAACCACGGAAACGGCGGCTGTAGACTCACCCCCCACCGAATCGAGACCTATCATATGCTCCGCAAGTTCTTCCACGTGATCGCTTTCGATTATAGAGGTATTGCCCGGTTCCGGTGAAGAGTGTAGACCCTTAATCGACCCTTTTAGGTTACGGGGATTCCTCCTCGGAACCCCCAAGCGAACCGGACGTGGTCCGGGACATCGTGAACGTGTACAAATGGGTGCGGAACCGTACGAGGACGAACGTGTTCATTTGGGGTCACTCGTTGGGCACCAGTTTGTCCACGAACGCCCTAAGGGAGATCCAACAGTTACCGCTGGAAAAACCGTTGGGACTGATCCTGGAGAGTCCCTTTAATAACATGAGGGAGGAAATCGGCGAGTTTCCTTTGGCTAAGGCAAGTTTCAACCCCCCTTAAGGCCCCAGTGAATCAGGTTCGGTTTTAGATGTTCAAGTTCCTGCCCTGGTTCAAGGCGACCATAGTCAATCCGATGTCGGAAAACTTCAAATTCGAGACTGATCGGTACGTTTGCGAGGTGAATGTGCCCGTGATGATACTGCACGCCAAAGACGACAAGGTGGTACCCTACAAGTTAGGAGAGAAggtgattttttgattttcgtttgtttttttgaataatgaCGTTTAATTAGTGAGTGGTACTTTGTAGTTGTATGCTGGGGCGAAACAGTGCAGGAGCGAGGCCCAGGGCCCCGTTCTGTTCCATTCTTTTGATGCGCGGTACAAGTTTGGGCACAAGTACATCTCCAGGGCGGAAGATTTACCGGAGAAAATCAAGTAAGTGCGCAAATAGACGCTGGCGGGGGGGTTCCTGgataagtttttattgtttcagTGAATTTTTGGAAATCTGCCTGGAAATCAAAACCGACAAGATCGACCATCAGTATTAATGTAGCGACGGAcgcctttatttatttagtttaatttatttgaccACTGTGATTTTATGGCAACTTTTTGATATAGTCCTTTCATCCCTCCTTAAGTTAGTTAGTCATTATTGATAAGCAATGTCAATTTAGTATAATGCCTGCGACATGTATCTCattagggtttttatttttacgtAGCAATAAACGGAATTTCAATTAACTTTTGcctcttttttttcttccttcCTTTATTTGCTCTTAGGATTTCCACAAACCAATAAACTGTTGTTCCTCCTCAGAGGCTCCTTGTTCTGCTCCATGAAGCAGTTCCATGTAAAACGGGATTCCAGGTGACTGATGTTCAGAATTCTTGGGAAAATCTTCCAGGAATTAGTGGTACAACTTTAAGAGGGAACGTTACAAGTCCAGGTTACAGTCTCCAAGGGGTTTTCGATGTTATAGTTCAAAATCTTGGGTTGCAGAACAGTTTGAGTTTATTAAGGGCCTTCCAgcgtcttccaggcatttggagcgAAGGATTTTCTTCCAGGAACTAGTAGAGTAATTTAGGAGGAACATTTGGAGACAATACCAATGAAAAATTGCATTATGGTGTCATTGTAGTTTGAGAGGACAGTCCTGTAAGAAATACTctatttttgaagatattgTCTTACATTTTCCAAGAAATACAATTCATTTTCTGtatgttcaactgcctggaagaaattccaTATTTCTGAAGCGAATTCCTTatattttccagacaattgGAGTAAATTGCAACTGCCTGGGACAAATTTAAAGTTTCTGAAGCAATTTCCTCATAACTTTCAGGCACTTCAATGCATACTTCAttctttcaactgcctgtaagaaatactctatttttgaagataatttCTTACATTTTCCAGGAAATTCAATTCATTTCCGcatgttcaactgcctggaagaaatcttATATTTCTGAAGcgaatttcttatattttccagacaattgGAGTAAATTGCAACTGCCCGGGACAAATTTAAAGTTTCTGAAGCATTTTCCTCATAACTTTCAGGCAATTCAATGCATACTTCATTCTTTCggctgcctgtaagaaatactctatttttgaagataatttCTTACATTTTCCAGGAAATTCAATTCATTTTCTGcatgttcaactgcctggaagaaatcttATATTTCTGAAGcgaatttcttatattttccagacaattgGAGTAAATTGCAACTGCCCGGGACAAATTTAAAGTTTCTGAAGCATTTTCCTCATAACTTTCAGGCAATTCAATGCATACTTCAttctttcaactgcctgtaagaaatactctatttttgaagataatttCTTACATTTTCCAGGAAATACAATTCATTTCCGcatgttcaactgcctggaagaaattccaTATTTCTGAAGCGAATTTCTTATACTTTCCAGACAATTGGAGTAAATTGCAACTGCCTGGGACAAATTTAAAGTTTCTGAAGCATTTTCCTCATAACTTTCAGGCAATTCAATGCATACTTCATTCTTTCggctgcctgtaagaaatacactatttttgaagatattttcttacattttccaggaaattgacTTCAATTTCTGtatgttcaactgcctggaagaaattccaTATTTCTGAAGTGAATTTCTTAgattttccagacaattgaattaatttccaactgcctgtaagaaatactctatttttgaagataatttCTTACATTTTCCAGGAACTTGAATTCATTTTCTGTCTGTTCAACTGCCTGCAAGAAATCTCATACTTCTGAAGTGAATTCCTTatattttccagacaattggagtaattttcaactgcctgtaagaaatacaCTATTTCTGAAGATACTTTCCAAGTACTTAAACATTTTCTGCATGTCGGGTCAAGATTAGGGACTACCTTAATTAAACATGCCTTTTACCCTCTTGAGGAATACCTACTCCGATCCAATTTCACTATAACATTGCGTCATTTCACACGTGAATCTTGTTTTTTATTGGGCTAATAACCAGTTTTATTGCATTTCTTCTTTTTAGGATCATGCTTGTTGtgtagtttctttttttgacttgtgtaaccgtaatttttactttttaacacTATCCTGAAAAGAGGTTTCCTCGGGTAACTCCAGACTGGTCCACTCCAGTGTTTCCAAGGGTCtgttgatattttaatataagataaattttcttccaggcatttgaagccaagGATTTTCTTCCAGAAACTAGTAGAGCAGCTTAAGAGTCTTTAGGAGGGACGTTTATGAAGAAAAATTCCATTCTTGGGTATTCTAGTTGGAGGGAGAGCAGTTTTGAAAAGGGTTTCCTGTGATCTTCCAGACACTGGGGTAACTCCAGACTGGTCCACTCCAATTTCCATGGGTCTATTGATACTGTAGCTTAAGATTTGCGAGTCAATCTTCTTTCAGGCATTAGGAAAGTTCAgattttcttccaggaagtAGTAGAGCAGcttaagattttttagaagGGACGTTTGTAGataatatcaaagaaaaattgcATTCCTGTCCGGTTCTAATT encodes:
- the LOC126747651 gene encoding lysophosphatidylserine lipase ABHD12-like isoform X2, giving the protein MARERHKLFYLILPSLPVFLYFLVYVDIITLGAFKVACVICVILFGIVPLIFKYSYGFQRSVVFLTFINVPSSADYEHPEKYGLSGSRNFRITAENVELGTWQILPANLENINETSAEFFERVLSDGQPVVIYNHGNGGCRLTPHRIETYHMLRKFFHVIAFDYRGYGDSSSEPPSEPDVVRDIVNVYKWVRNRTRTNVFIWGHSLGTSLSTNALREIQQLPLEKPLGLILESPFNNMREEIGEFPLAKMFKFLPWFKATIVNPMSENFKFETDRYVCEVNVPVMILHAKDDKVVPYKLGEKLYAGAKQCRSEAQGPVLFHSFDARYKFGHKYISRAEDLPEKINEFLEICLEIKTDKIDHQY
- the LOC126747651 gene encoding lysophosphatidylserine lipase ABHD12-like isoform X3 produces the protein MARERHKLFYLILPSLPVFLYFLVITLGAFKVACVICVILFGIVPLIFKYSYGFQRSVVFLTFINVPSSADYEHPEKYGLSGSRNFRITAENVELGTWQILPANLENINETSAEFFERVLSDGQPVVIYNHGNGGCRLTPHRIETYHMLRKFFHVIAFDYRGYGDSSSEPPSEPDVVRDIVNVYKWVRNRTRTNVFIWGHSLGTSLSTNALREIQQLPLEKPLGLILESPFNNMREEIGEFPLAKMFKFLPWFKATIVNPMSENFKFETDRYVCEVNVPVMILHAKDDKVVPYKLGEKLYAGAKQCRSEAQGPVLFHSFDARYKFGHKYISRAEDLPEKINEFLEICLEIKTDKIDHQY
- the LOC126747651 gene encoding lysophosphatidylserine lipase ABHD12-like isoform X4, which translates into the protein MILNKRRFIKRITLGAFKVACVICVILFGIVPLIFKYSYGFQRSVVFLTFINVPSSADYEHPEKYGLSGSRNFRITAENVELGTWQILPANLENINETSAEFFERVLSDGQPVVIYNHGNGGCRLTPHRIETYHMLRKFFHVIAFDYRGYGDSSSEPPSEPDVVRDIVNVYKWVRNRTRTNVFIWGHSLGTSLSTNALREIQQLPLEKPLGLILESPFNNMREEIGEFPLAKMFKFLPWFKATIVNPMSENFKFETDRYVCEVNVPVMILHAKDDKVVPYKLGEKLYAGAKQCRSEAQGPVLFHSFDARYKFGHKYISRAEDLPEKINEFLEICLEIKTDKIDHQY
- the LOC126747651 gene encoding lysophosphatidylserine lipase ABHD12-like isoform X1; amino-acid sequence: MPKMATNSFPNKLEYRAIIFDDDKLVTKTTFRKTLIGITLGAFKVACVICVILFGIVPLIFKYSYGFQRSVVFLTFINVPSSADYEHPEKYGLSGSRNFRITAENVELGTWQILPANLENINETSAEFFERVLSDGQPVVIYNHGNGGCRLTPHRIETYHMLRKFFHVIAFDYRGYGDSSSEPPSEPDVVRDIVNVYKWVRNRTRTNVFIWGHSLGTSLSTNALREIQQLPLEKPLGLILESPFNNMREEIGEFPLAKMFKFLPWFKATIVNPMSENFKFETDRYVCEVNVPVMILHAKDDKVVPYKLGEKLYAGAKQCRSEAQGPVLFHSFDARYKFGHKYISRAEDLPEKINEFLEICLEIKTDKIDHQY